A DNA window from Pyrus communis chromosome 3, drPyrComm1.1, whole genome shotgun sequence contains the following coding sequences:
- the LOC137729665 gene encoding uncharacterized protein yields the protein MGSACCVAARDKTVTNRANSEIVHRNMRYSPTWSFRWDNRVGVAAEETSVSWFSDGVSRNDGSEVKFESACVSEEGSPLEHFRRHRAQKSSVSEGTAGHVRTPASDQSISRNISMDASLEQVKESEESPTVSYPSPTKLSVSLPSTSSLSASPLSSQSHLPPPSSTPLRWPRCSPGHQLLRQVSDGRVPGNKSPNSFSISEDKARPPSWSNESARGSRGGSSDSWSMNAFSELMATSNRERWSFDSESFGFNREKITRSSSRVSASPSVDSQTCGVCSKLLGEKSSWSSQKIIATNELSVVSVLICGHVYHAECLENMTPEINKYDPACPVCTFGEKQIHKLSEKALKAEMDLKARNKRSRNRVLDLDGDSAVFDRLKSTGHQGKDPKLGSSSSMKSSLGKPFLRRHFSFGSRSARALSENHSTRKKGFFWAKSSKM from the exons ATGGGTTCTGCTTGTTGTGTTGCTGCTAGAGACAAGACTGTAACAAACAGAGCTAATAGCGAAATTGTGCATCGTAATATGCGGTACTCACCAACTTGGAGCTTTCGGTGGGATAACCGGGTGGGGGTGGCAGCTGAAGAGACTTCTGTAAGTTGGTTTTCTGATGGTGTTAGCAGAAATGATGGATCAGAAGTTAAATTTGAGTCGGCATGTGTATCTGAGGAGGGAAGTCCACTGGAACATTTTCGAAGACATAGGGCGCAAAAATCTTCAGTATCTGAGGGAACTGCCGGGCATGTCCGGACTCCTGCTTCAG ATCAATCCATTTCAAGAAATATTTCCATGGATGCAAGTCTTGAGCAG GTAAAAGAGTCAGAAGAATCCCCTACTGTTTCATATCCATCCCCAACAAAATTATCAGTTTCGTTGCCTTCTACTTCATCCTTGTCGGCATCCCCTTTGTCATCCCAGAGTCACCTGCCTCCTCCGAGCTCAACTCCATTGAGGTGGCCCCGCTGTTCTCCAGGACATCAGCTATTAAGGCAAGTATCTGATGGCCGAGTCCCAGGAAACAAGTCACCCAACAGCTTCTCAATTTCTGAAGATAAGGCAAGGCCTCCCTCATGGAGCAATGAATCTGCTAGGGGCTCCCGTGGTGGTTCTTCTGATAGTTGGTCTATGAATGCATTTTCCGAGCTCATGGCCACATCTAATAGAGAAAGGTGGTCTTTTGATAGCGAGTCCTTTGGCTTTAATCGTGAAAAGATAACTAGATCCAGTAGCAGAGTTTCAGCTTCACCCTCTGTTGATTCGCAGACGTGTGGGGTTTGCTCAAAGCTTTTGGGTGAGAAATCTTCATGGAGCAGCCAAAAGATTATTGCAACCAATGAGCTTTCTGTGGTTTCAGTGTTAATTTGTGGACATGTTTATCATGCCGAGTGTTTGGAGAATATGACACCTGAAATTAACAAGTATGACCCAGCTTGCCCAGTTTGTACTTTTGGGGAGAAACAGATCCACAAGTTGTCTGAAAAAGCTTTGAAAGCTGAAATGGATTTGAAGGCTAGAAACAAGAGATCGAGGAACCGGGTGTTAGATCTTGATGGTGATTCTGCTGTGTTTGATCGCTTGAAAAGCACTGGACATCAAGGAAAGGATCCTAAGTTGGGATCCAGTTCCAGCATGAAAAGCTCCTTGGGAAAGCCTTTTTTGAGACGGCACTTCTCATTTGGCTCCAGGAGCGCTCGAGCCCTATCGGAGAATCATTCTACTAGAAAGAAAGGGTTCTTCTGGGCCAAATCCAGCAAGATGTGA